The DNA segment CACCCAGTCGCCCTCCATCGACGCGCTGCGGCGGCAGGCGCTGCAGGACGGCATGCGCCCCCTGCGGCTGGCGGGCGCGCTGCGCGTGGCCGAAGGCGTGACCACGCTGGAAGAGGTCATCGCCGCGACTCCACCGCTGGAGTCACGTGACCGGGCCGCGCCGCCCGCGGCCCCCTGAAACCCCGTTCCGTGCAGCGAAAATCCTGAAATCCGTCCCGCCCTCCGGGACGGCGTTCTCGCTGGGGGCGTTGCGGTTTTCCCTAGGTGCCGGATAGGTGGTATCCACATCGATGCACAAAGGGCGTGATTGCACAATCGCCCGTCAACTTCGTGTAAGGAGTCGTTTCGTGAAAATAAAGAGCCAGAAAGATTTCTTCTCAGGCCTCATGTTCATGGGGGTCGGGGTCGCTTTCGCGGTCGGTGCCACCAGTTACAGCGTCGGCAGCGGCGCGCGCATGGGTCCTGGGTATTTCCCGCTGATCCTGGGGATCCTGCTCGCCATCCTGGGCGCGGCCATCACCTTCTATGCCACCGTGGTGGAAAGCGCCGATGGCGACAAGATCGGCAAGTGGGCCTGGAAGCCGCTGTTCTTCATCCTCGCTTCCAACTTCGCTTTCGGCGTGCTGCTGGCCGGCCTGCCGAGCTTCGGCGTGCCGGCCATGGGCCTGATCGTCGCCATCTACGCGCTCGTGTTCATCGCGAGCCTGGCGGGCGACACCTTCAACGCCAAGGAAGTGTTCATCCTCGCCACCATCCTCGCGGTGGGCAGCTACGTGGCTTTCGTGTGGGCGCTGAAACTGCAGTTCCCCGTGTGGCCCAGTTTCATTTCGGGTTGAGCGGGAGCATCGATAACCATGGAATTGTTTGACAACCTGGCGACCGGCTTCGGCGTCGCCTTCACCTTCCAGAACCTCATCTACTGCCTGATCGGCTGTATTTTGGGGACGCTGATCGGCGTGCTGCCCGGCATCGGGCCCGTGGCCACCATCGCCATGCTGCTGCCCGCCACCTACGCGCTGCCGCCCGTGGCCGCGCTCATCATGCTGGCCGGCATCTACTACGGTGCGCAGTACGGGGGCTCGACCACCGCGATTCTCGTGAACCTGCCGGGCGAGTCATCCTCGGTGGTG comes from the Paracidovorax avenae ATCC 19860 genome and includes:
- a CDS encoding tripartite tricarboxylate transporter TctB family protein, translating into MKIKSQKDFFSGLMFMGVGVAFAVGATSYSVGSGARMGPGYFPLILGILLAILGAAITFYATVVESADGDKIGKWAWKPLFFILASNFAFGVLLAGLPSFGVPAMGLIVAIYALVFIASLAGDTFNAKEVFILATILAVGSYVAFVWALKLQFPVWPSFISG